A portion of the Acidobacteriota bacterium genome contains these proteins:
- a CDS encoding MqnA/MqnD/SBP family protein, with translation MNKPQNAAASGLQTIRIAHSPDSDDAFMFYALTQGLLDVEGLDIQHVLRDIETLNQAAKESKYDITAISFHGYAYLHDRYRLMPSGASFGDNYGPIVVSKEPLSRDDLDGVTVAIPGELTTAHLALKLWNPKVETTLVSFDKILDVVAAGEVAAGVVIHEGQLTYGDDGLHSVVDLGVWWHGETGGPLPLGANALRKDIGPALAQRLCNLLTESIAYGLDHREEALAYAIRYARGIEDDPERSDRFVGMYVNEWTRGYGEAGRKAVQQLLDRGYEAGLLPERVVADFIDV, from the coding sequence ATGAACAAGCCTCAGAACGCCGCCGCGAGCGGCTTGCAGACCATCCGTATCGCCCACAGTCCGGACTCGGACGATGCCTTTATGTTCTACGCCCTCACCCAGGGGCTGCTCGATGTGGAGGGCCTCGACATCCAGCACGTCTTGCGGGATATCGAAACCCTCAACCAGGCCGCCAAGGAGAGCAAGTACGACATCACCGCCATCTCCTTCCACGGCTACGCCTATCTCCACGACCGCTACCGGCTGATGCCCTCCGGCGCCAGCTTCGGCGACAACTACGGCCCCATCGTGGTGTCTAAGGAGCCGCTCTCCCGCGACGACCTCGACGGCGTGACGGTGGCGATCCCCGGCGAGCTGACCACCGCCCATCTCGCCCTGAAGCTTTGGAACCCAAAGGTCGAGACGACGCTGGTGTCCTTCGACAAGATCCTCGATGTGGTGGCCGCCGGCGAAGTGGCGGCCGGGGTGGTGATCCACGAGGGCCAGCTCACCTACGGCGACGACGGCCTTCACTCGGTGGTCGATCTCGGGGTGTGGTGGCACGGGGAAACCGGTGGCCCGTTGCCGCTGGGTGCCAATGCCCTGCGCAAGGACATCGGCCCGGCCCTCGCCCAGCGCCTGTGCAACCTGCTGACGGAAAGCATCGCCTACGGCCTGGACCATCGCGAAGAGGCCCTGGCCTACGCCATCCGCTACGCCCGCGGCATCGAGGACGACCCGGAGCGCTCGGACCGCTTCGTGGGCATGTATGTCAACGAGTGGACCCGCGGCTACGGCGAGGCCGGCCGCAAGGCGGTGCAGCAGCTTCTCGACCGCGGCTACGAGGCCGGCCTGCTGCCGGAGCGGGTGGTGGCGGATTTCATCGACGTGTAG
- a CDS encoding TetR family transcriptional regulator encodes MSAAKRDPEATRAAILDAAEAVFVEKGFADTATSAIARQAGVTKSLIHHHFGSKEALWEEIKTRRFSRYAEEQHAMIERSSPSAELLRQSLEFYFRFLQDNPELVRLMLWRHLERDPTAETFEQMTQAGVRTIEASQEAGELRSDVSARSILFLFLAASEHWFQARDPYLTALCCSPADGSEDERYLQDMLKIFFEGVLPR; translated from the coding sequence ATGTCCGCCGCCAAACGCGATCCCGAAGCCACCCGCGCCGCCATTCTCGACGCCGCCGAGGCGGTGTTCGTGGAGAAGGGCTTCGCCGACACCGCCACCTCCGCCATCGCCCGCCAGGCGGGGGTGACCAAGAGCTTGATCCACCACCACTTCGGCTCGAAGGAGGCGCTGTGGGAGGAGATCAAGACCCGCCGCTTCTCGCGCTACGCCGAAGAGCAGCACGCGATGATCGAGAGATCGAGCCCGAGCGCCGAACTGCTGCGGCAGTCCCTGGAGTTCTACTTTCGCTTTCTCCAAGACAACCCGGAGCTGGTGCGGCTGATGTTGTGGCGGCACCTGGAGCGCGATCCGACCGCCGAGACCTTCGAGCAAATGACCCAGGCCGGCGTGCGCACCATCGAGGCGTCGCAGGAGGCGGGCGAGCTGCGCTCGGATGTCTCCGCTCGTTCCATCCTGTTTCTCTTCCTCGCCGCCTCGGAGCACTGGTTCCAGGCCCGAGACCCTTACCTGACCGCTCTGTGCTGCTCGCCGGCGGACGGCTCCGAAGACGAGCGCTACCTGCAAGACATGCTCAAGATTTTCTTCGAAGGAGTGCTGCCGCGATGA
- a CDS encoding efflux RND transporter permease subunit: MSFLLDLLGRRRMILTSVALLALAGGLAWGTMPRQEDPEFLSYWGQIIVPFPGADARTVERLVVEPLEEHLAEVNDLYLIESFARAEIAVFELELRPNVKDVDEAWDDTREVIAEARRDFPAGVLEPTFKDDTTDQESVVVAITGSSDRWALARAAERVKDSLLGLPSVSRVEIVGDPEEQVTVELDDAAAARLGLAPGYLARQLQARNGILAGGTLKVGDQQVTLRPHTDFRDLDEIAATPILLVSGAAIPLSEVATVRYGAKEPTPNRMRFNGETAVGLGVVPRKGINVVKFGEAVRERLAGIQADIAPLELHEAIFQPDRVAWRISDLGRSLLLSMVIVACFLIGAMGARLGAVVTVIVPLVVFSSLALYALLGGQLHQISIAALVIALGMLVDNAIVVAENVQDRLDRGEPAAVAAPSAIRALAVPLAGATGTTLAAFVPMLAAAGPTAEFTRAIPQLVMLTLAMSYLYAVFVTPILSQMVLRRRETQKPPWLQSISHRFGALAVGRPLLVLACAALLVGLSFYASSFVRRGFFPQSDRNQLMVDLKLPEGAHLEATNEITARYERALLARPEVAGVTTLVGRSSPHFYYNLPRIPLAPNFAQLAVETRNLDDVETVLTWSREFVAQEMPAVEITARRLEQGPPVKAPIEVRLFGEDPEHLEEAVGRVVAELRGIPQAVDVRHDLSLGSPTVDFRIDDAAAARRGISRADVAHALFGRTRGLPAGEYRAGEDPVPIVVRSSAGEDLPVDSLGGLQIATADGDTVPLEQVATVGLEWRPAAIYHRNGRRVVSVTSQLAFGASYNQVLAELQPALAEMTLPPGVEWALGGESEGSGDANAALVRMVPLGLLLLMGILLAEFNSFRRIAIVMVTVPLAAAGVVPGLLIGGQPFGFTSTLGLIALVGIVVNNAIVLLDVVEKRRRAGAPIAEALASAVERRTRPILLTTGTTIAGLLPLAFSSTSLWPPMAWSMISGLLASTLLTLLVVPALYTLLFSRWNDLPFRRAATATTLVLALSAVLAAPALRAEETDDDPRTDPTVVASPIEVTLAEAMDQAFSRPGAEAAMEQAIAAGWNAEAERREGWLPLLDVFASAVTRSQALAFDTPIGELTFVERSNETAEVVVSQPLLDLRRRRFLAPAARTDAESLGFDALRIGHQAVAQAGLVFVDLQGVAARLETTATFIDSLENRLAEANARFDRGRALESDVLKVRLALDSALQDRVALEAQQEVLRFELGRAIAYQGGVAAAWDGVPELPSPASFEVLFEAGLAHRPDYRTYTERERGATLRREAVRAELLPRLNGYGRWSWDSGSPFDPKDQVEGGLQIRWTPFDRATRGPRRVAAESRLASIQAERREAERVVEIDIRQALAAIRVADQALATAITGVDQAGETLRVERRRQEAGRSTTNDLLEAEAALRDQRTREELARLDIVRGWVLLGLAVGDPELVLRGGELLQGAPKSPLEIYRERFGDG, from the coding sequence GTGAGCTTCCTGCTCGATCTCCTCGGCCGGCGACGGATGATTCTCACTTCCGTCGCGCTGCTGGCGCTCGCCGGCGGCCTCGCCTGGGGCACCATGCCGCGGCAAGAGGATCCGGAGTTTCTCTCCTACTGGGGACAGATCATCGTGCCTTTCCCCGGGGCCGACGCGCGCACCGTCGAACGGCTGGTGGTGGAGCCCCTGGAGGAGCATTTGGCGGAGGTGAACGACCTCTACCTGATCGAGTCCTTCGCCCGCGCCGAAATCGCCGTCTTCGAGCTGGAGCTGCGGCCGAACGTCAAGGACGTCGACGAAGCCTGGGACGACACCCGGGAAGTGATCGCCGAAGCGCGGCGAGACTTTCCCGCCGGCGTCTTGGAGCCGACCTTCAAGGACGACACGACGGACCAGGAGTCGGTGGTGGTGGCGATCACCGGCAGCTCTGATCGCTGGGCCCTCGCCCGCGCCGCCGAGCGGGTGAAGGATTCCCTTCTAGGACTGCCTTCGGTCTCCCGGGTGGAGATCGTGGGCGACCCGGAAGAGCAGGTGACGGTGGAGCTGGACGATGCCGCCGCCGCACGCCTCGGCCTGGCTCCGGGGTACCTCGCCCGGCAGCTCCAGGCGCGCAACGGCATCCTCGCCGGCGGCACCCTCAAGGTGGGCGACCAGCAGGTCACTCTGCGACCTCACACGGATTTCCGCGATCTCGACGAGATCGCCGCCACCCCCATTCTTCTGGTCTCCGGCGCGGCCATTCCCCTGTCCGAGGTCGCCACGGTGCGTTACGGCGCCAAGGAACCCACCCCCAACCGCATGCGCTTCAACGGTGAAACCGCCGTCGGTCTCGGCGTGGTGCCGCGCAAGGGGATCAACGTGGTGAAATTCGGTGAGGCGGTGCGCGAGCGACTGGCGGGGATCCAAGCGGACATCGCTCCGCTGGAGCTGCACGAGGCGATCTTCCAGCCGGATCGAGTGGCCTGGCGCATTTCCGATCTCGGCCGGTCGCTGCTCCTATCGATGGTGATCGTCGCCTGTTTCCTGATCGGCGCCATGGGCGCCCGGCTCGGCGCGGTGGTAACGGTGATCGTGCCGCTGGTGGTGTTCTCGTCCCTCGCTCTCTATGCGCTGCTGGGCGGCCAGCTCCACCAGATCTCCATCGCCGCCCTGGTGATCGCCCTCGGCATGCTGGTGGACAACGCCATCGTGGTGGCCGAGAACGTCCAGGATCGCCTCGACCGCGGCGAGCCGGCGGCGGTGGCGGCACCCTCCGCCATCCGCGCCCTCGCCGTTCCCCTGGCCGGCGCCACCGGCACCACCCTGGCGGCCTTCGTGCCGATGCTCGCCGCCGCCGGGCCGACGGCGGAGTTCACCCGCGCCATCCCCCAGTTGGTGATGCTCACCCTCGCCATGAGCTACTTGTACGCGGTGTTCGTGACCCCGATCCTTTCGCAGATGGTGCTCCGCCGGCGCGAGACCCAGAAGCCTCCCTGGCTGCAGTCGATCAGCCACCGCTTCGGCGCCCTGGCCGTCGGCCGGCCGCTACTGGTGCTGGCCTGTGCCGCGCTGCTCGTCGGGCTGTCCTTCTATGCCTCGAGCTTCGTGCGGCGGGGGTTCTTCCCGCAGTCGGACCGCAACCAGTTGATGGTCGACCTGAAGCTGCCGGAAGGCGCCCACCTCGAAGCGACCAACGAGATCACCGCTCGCTATGAGCGCGCCCTGTTGGCGCGGCCGGAGGTGGCCGGCGTAACCACCCTGGTGGGGCGCTCGAGCCCGCACTTCTACTACAACCTGCCGCGCATTCCCCTGGCCCCGAACTTCGCTCAGCTCGCCGTCGAGACGCGCAATCTGGACGACGTGGAGACAGTCCTCACCTGGAGCCGGGAGTTCGTTGCCCAGGAGATGCCGGCGGTGGAGATCACCGCCCGGCGGCTGGAGCAGGGGCCGCCGGTGAAGGCGCCCATCGAGGTACGCCTGTTCGGTGAAGACCCAGAGCACCTGGAGGAGGCCGTCGGCCGGGTGGTCGCCGAGCTGCGGGGCATTCCGCAGGCCGTTGACGTACGCCACGATCTCTCCCTCGGCTCGCCGACGGTGGACTTCCGAATCGACGACGCAGCCGCCGCCCGCCGGGGGATCAGCCGCGCCGACGTCGCCCACGCCCTGTTCGGGCGCACCCGCGGCCTACCCGCCGGCGAGTACCGGGCCGGCGAGGATCCGGTGCCAATCGTGGTGCGTTCGTCGGCCGGCGAGGACCTGCCGGTGGACTCCCTCGGCGGACTGCAGATCGCCACCGCCGACGGCGACACCGTACCGCTAGAGCAGGTCGCCACCGTCGGTCTGGAGTGGCGGCCGGCGGCGATCTACCACCGCAACGGCCGGCGGGTCGTCTCGGTCACCTCGCAGCTCGCCTTCGGTGCCTCCTACAATCAGGTGCTCGCCGAGCTGCAGCCGGCTCTCGCCGAAATGACCCTGCCGCCGGGGGTCGAATGGGCACTCGGCGGCGAAAGCGAAGGCTCCGGCGACGCCAACGCCGCCCTGGTGCGGATGGTGCCCCTCGGCCTGCTGCTGCTGATGGGCATCCTGCTGGCGGAGTTCAACTCCTTCCGGCGCATCGCCATCGTGATGGTGACGGTGCCGCTGGCGGCGGCCGGCGTGGTGCCTGGGCTGCTGATCGGTGGCCAACCCTTCGGCTTCACCTCGACCCTCGGGCTGATCGCCCTGGTGGGCATCGTGGTCAACAATGCCATCGTACTGCTCGACGTGGTGGAGAAACGCCGCCGCGCCGGGGCGCCCATCGCAGAGGCCCTCGCCTCCGCCGTCGAGCGGCGCACCCGGCCCATCCTGCTGACCACCGGCACTACCATCGCCGGTTTGCTGCCGCTGGCCTTTTCGTCCACCTCTCTGTGGCCGCCGATGGCCTGGTCGATGATCTCCGGCCTGCTCGCGTCGACGCTCCTCACCCTGTTGGTGGTGCCGGCCCTCTACACCCTGCTGTTCTCGCGCTGGAACGATCTGCCCTTCCGGCGCGCCGCCACCGCGACCACCCTGGTGCTCGCGCTGTCGGCGGTCCTCGCCGCTCCGGCCCTGCGGGCGGAGGAGACCGACGACGATCCGCGGACGGACCCGACCGTTGTCGCCTCGCCGATCGAAGTCACCCTAGCCGAGGCGATGGACCAAGCCTTCTCCCGGCCGGGCGCCGAGGCGGCCATGGAGCAGGCCATCGCCGCCGGCTGGAACGCCGAAGCGGAGCGCCGCGAAGGATGGCTGCCGCTCCTTGACGTCTTCGCCTCGGCGGTCACCCGCAGCCAGGCCCTGGCCTTCGACACGCCGATCGGCGAGCTGACCTTTGTCGAGCGCAGCAACGAAACGGCAGAGGTGGTGGTGAGCCAGCCGCTGCTCGACCTGCGCCGGCGCCGCTTTCTGGCGCCGGCCGCCCGCACCGACGCCGAGTCTCTCGGTTTCGACGCTCTGCGCATCGGCCATCAGGCGGTGGCCCAGGCGGGACTGGTGTTTGTCGATCTCCAAGGAGTGGCCGCCCGCCTCGAGACCACGGCAACGTTCATCGACAGCCTGGAGAACCGCCTGGCAGAAGCGAACGCCCGTTTCGACCGGGGACGAGCCCTCGAGAGCGATGTACTCAAGGTCCGCCTCGCCCTCGACAGCGCCCTTCAGGATCGCGTCGCCCTAGAGGCACAGCAAGAGGTGCTGCGCTTTGAATTGGGCCGCGCCATCGCTTACCAGGGCGGCGTCGCAGCGGCGTGGGATGGCGTGCCGGAACTGCCGTCACCGGCCTCCTTCGAAGTCCTCTTCGAAGCGGGGCTGGCCCACCGCCCGGACTACCGCACCTACACGGAGCGGGAGCGAGGCGCCACCCTGCGCCGCGAGGCGGTACGGGCGGAGCTGCTCCCCCGTTTGAACGGCTACGGTCGGTGGAGTTGGGACAGCGGCAGTCCCTTCGATCCAAAGGATCAGGTCGAAGGCGGCCTCCAGATCCGCTGGACCCCCTTCGACCGCGCCACCCGCGGCCCGCGGCGGGTGGCCGCCGAGAGCCGCCTGGCGTCCATCCAGGCGGAGCGCAGGGAAGCGGAGCGGGTGGTGGAGATCGACATTCGCCAGGCGCTGGCGGCCATCCGAGTGGCGGACCAGGCCCTCGCCACCGCCATCACCGGGGTCGATCAAGCGGGCGAGACGCTGCGGGTGGAGCGGCGGCGCCAGGAGGCCGGCCGTTCCACCACCAACGACCTGCTGGAGGCGGAGGCGGCGCTCCGCGATCAGCGGACGAGGGAGGAACTTGCGCGGCTGGACATCGTCCGCGGCTGGGTGCTGCTGGGACTTGCCGTAGGGGATCCGGAACTGGTGCTGCGGGGAGGGGAACTGCTCCAGGGAGCCCCGAAGAGCCCCCTGGAGATCTATCGTGAGCGCTTCGGCGACGGTTAG
- a CDS encoding DUF2911 domain-containing protein, which yields MNFKLSKSTFALIACLLMVLVAVAPAFAERGDDSSRKSKNGKVEGTVDGVAVTVEYGSPQVRDREIWGALVPYGKVWRTGADEATTVTFGSAAKVGGKAVAAGTYSLFTIPGEGSWTVILNKVAEQWGAYDYAEAEDVVRFEVEPRGGDHVEAMDFVIEGDELVLRWVKTQVPVTISAG from the coding sequence ATGAACTTCAAGCTTTCGAAGAGCACCTTTGCGCTGATCGCCTGTCTGTTGATGGTGCTGGTGGCGGTGGCGCCGGCCTTCGCCGAACGCGGCGACGACAGCAGCCGCAAGAGCAAGAACGGCAAGGTCGAAGGCACCGTCGACGGCGTGGCGGTGACCGTGGAGTACGGCAGTCCGCAGGTGCGCGATCGCGAGATCTGGGGCGCTCTGGTGCCCTACGGCAAGGTGTGGCGCACCGGCGCCGACGAGGCCACCACGGTGACCTTCGGTTCCGCTGCGAAGGTCGGCGGCAAGGCCGTTGCGGCGGGCACGTACTCGCTGTTCACCATCCCCGGCGAGGGCTCCTGGACGGTGATCCTCAACAAGGTGGCGGAGCAGTGGGGCGCCTACGACTATGCGGAGGCGGAGGACGTGGTGCGGTTCGAGGTCGAGCCGCGCGGCGGCGACCACGTGGAAGCGATGGACTTCGTGATCGAAGGCGACGAACTGGTGCTGCGCTGGGTCAAGACCCAGGTGCCGGTCACCATTTCGGCGGGCTAA
- a CDS encoding efflux RND transporter periplasmic adaptor subunit, producing MKPRLWIPFAILVAAVAAAIFLADPAATPALSERPGSGAARVLTAPVETLSAARAVHLPGTTRAGRRAHLAFESSGRIVERRVDLGDAVRRGQVVARLDASPFELAVSAAAARLVEAEERLTQLQRDRQRSEELAADGAATREEVEQVTAGAAALTAARDAAKTALENARRAQRETVLTAPFDGVVSAVKASAGEQIGAGSPVVTLDGEGAVELRAEAPETLLPYFAAGQEVTVELPLQGRRVVGEVLSVGTAAGSSGLFPVRVDLPPGPGVLPGVTAELVVEAGDPQALSVPLASVIDPSGGRPALFRVRNEVAERVTLEVGGLVGDRVIVASAKPPLALADRVVVGGQGSLRDGDGVRPSEVAP from the coding sequence ATGAAGCCTAGACTTTGGATTCCCTTCGCCATCCTGGTGGCCGCCGTGGCCGCCGCTATCTTTCTCGCCGACCCGGCCGCCACTCCGGCCCTGAGCGAGCGGCCCGGTAGCGGAGCCGCCCGAGTGCTCACCGCGCCGGTGGAGACCCTCTCGGCCGCCCGGGCGGTGCATCTGCCCGGCACCACCCGCGCCGGCCGGCGGGCTCACCTGGCCTTCGAATCGAGCGGCCGGATCGTCGAACGCCGGGTCGATCTGGGCGATGCGGTGCGCCGCGGCCAGGTGGTGGCCCGCCTCGACGCGAGTCCCTTCGAACTGGCCGTCAGCGCCGCCGCCGCCCGGCTGGTGGAGGCGGAAGAAAGGCTGACGCAGCTCCAGCGCGACCGCCAGCGGAGCGAGGAATTGGCCGCCGACGGCGCCGCGACGCGCGAGGAGGTCGAGCAGGTCACCGCCGGAGCGGCGGCCCTAACGGCGGCCCGCGACGCCGCCAAGACGGCCCTCGAAAACGCCCGGCGGGCGCAGCGCGAGACGGTTCTCACCGCCCCCTTCGATGGCGTGGTGAGCGCCGTCAAAGCGTCCGCTGGCGAGCAGATCGGCGCCGGCTCGCCGGTGGTGACCCTCGACGGTGAGGGCGCCGTAGAGCTGCGCGCCGAGGCGCCGGAGACGCTGCTGCCCTACTTTGCCGCCGGCCAGGAGGTGACCGTGGAGCTGCCCCTCCAGGGGCGCCGGGTAGTCGGCGAAGTGCTGTCCGTCGGCACCGCTGCCGGCAGCTCGGGACTGTTCCCGGTGCGGGTGGACCTGCCGCCGGGCCCCGGGGTGCTGCCCGGAGTGACCGCCGAACTGGTGGTGGAAGCGGGCGACCCGCAAGCCCTTTCGGTACCGCTGGCGTCGGTGATCGACCCCAGCGGCGGCCGCCCGGCCCTCTTCCGGGTGCGCAACGAGGTCGCCGAGCGGGTCACCCTGGAAGTGGGAGGCCTAGTGGGCGACCGAGTGATCGTCGCATCCGCGAAACCGCCGCTCGCCCTCGCCGACCGGGTGGTGGTCGGCGGCCAGGGATCCCTGCGGGACGGTGACGGCGTGCGCCCTAGCGAGGTCGCGCCGTGA
- a CDS encoding DUF1028 domain-containing protein, which produces MNTTRYRLALAFAAFLIIFGSLPTLATPTAHETDAAASPSRAELGSLAHTYSIVARDPATGQLGVAVQSHWFQVGPIVPWAEAGVGAVATQSFVDPGYGPKGLALMKQGKTARQALNELLGLDSQQGVRQVAMVDAKGTVVAWTGERCIAEAGHKMGEGYSVQANLMDRKTVWPAMAAAYEDSADKPFAERLLIALEAAEKQGGDIRGQQSAALLVVAAEATGDVWKDRLVDLRIDDHADPLGEMRRLYNLHLAYEEMNAGDEKMAEDKVEEAVKHYTAAAKMAPDIVELPFWQAVTLYDSGRREEALPIFRQVFAAESRWAEVVRRLPAAGLLPDDPEVLEEILSQATSRVGGAGGRN; this is translated from the coding sequence ATGAATACCACCCGGTATCGCCTCGCCCTCGCCTTCGCCGCCTTCCTCATCATTTTCGGCTCGCTTCCGACCCTGGCGACACCGACCGCCCACGAGACCGACGCAGCAGCCTCTCCCTCGCGCGCCGAACTGGGCTCCCTCGCCCACACTTACTCCATCGTCGCTCGCGACCCGGCCACCGGCCAGCTCGGCGTCGCCGTCCAGAGCCACTGGTTCCAGGTGGGACCGATCGTGCCCTGGGCGGAGGCGGGCGTGGGCGCCGTCGCCACCCAGTCCTTCGTCGATCCGGGCTACGGACCGAAGGGCTTGGCGCTGATGAAGCAGGGCAAGACCGCCCGCCAGGCGCTCAACGAGCTCCTCGGCCTCGACAGCCAGCAGGGGGTGCGGCAGGTCGCCATGGTGGACGCCAAGGGCACCGTCGTCGCCTGGACCGGCGAGCGCTGCATCGCCGAGGCCGGTCACAAGATGGGCGAGGGCTACTCGGTGCAAGCCAACTTGATGGACCGGAAGACCGTATGGCCGGCGATGGCGGCGGCCTACGAGGACTCTGCCGACAAGCCCTTCGCGGAGCGCTTGCTGATCGCCCTGGAAGCGGCCGAAAAGCAAGGCGGCGACATCCGCGGCCAGCAGAGCGCCGCCCTGCTGGTGGTGGCCGCCGAGGCCACCGGCGACGTCTGGAAGGACCGGCTGGTCGACCTGCGGATAGACGACCACGCAGACCCGCTCGGTGAAATGCGCCGCCTATACAACCTCCATCTGGCCTACGAGGAGATGAACGCCGGCGACGAAAAGATGGCCGAGGACAAGGTCGAAGAGGCGGTGAAGCACTACACCGCCGCCGCGAAGATGGCGCCGGACATCGTCGAGCTGCCCTTCTGGCAGGCGGTCACCCTCTACGACTCCGGACGCCGCGAGGAGGCCCTGCCGATCTTCCGCCAGGTGTTCGCCGCCGAGTCGCGCTGGGCCGAGGTGGTGCGCCGCCTGCCGGCCGCCGGATTGCTGCCGGACGACCCGGAGGTGCTGGAGGAGATCCTGTCGCAGGCCACCTCTCGTGTAGGTGGAGCAGGCGGCCGGAACTAG
- a CDS encoding MFS transporter, with amino-acid sequence MLRNPYLRLLRSNRNFRRLWCGEIASLLGDWFNTIAQYTLVRELTGSTLALGLVFVTKMLPFALMSPVAGLLTDRWNRRRLMIGADLSRAAVVCGFLLVDGPEDLPLLFALSALQVMIGAFFIPARSAALPNITTPKELLTANALSSATWSTLLALGAALGGFATDRLGTDTVFLLDAATYLISAFFIFRTVIPQKTEAAAVGPVIRTALKDIAAGWRHMRHRPRIGRIALTKPAWALGGAGIVYSLALVGEELMPAAPAVGIGLLYAARGLGTGAGPIAARRFLPNERTWPTAIAVGIIASGLVYTAFAYLPWTLWILIPVFLAHTPSGANWVLSTVLLQQRTEDRFRGRVFATEWLILTLVDTVVILLASLLLEADLVTLRQAILAFAAVQIVTGIAWWLVIAPKERA; translated from the coding sequence ATGCTCCGCAACCCCTACCTCCGGCTCCTCCGCAGCAACCGCAATTTCCGGCGGCTGTGGTGTGGCGAGATCGCCTCGCTGCTGGGCGACTGGTTCAACACCATCGCCCAGTACACCTTGGTGCGAGAGCTGACCGGCTCGACCCTCGCCCTAGGGCTCGTGTTCGTCACCAAGATGCTGCCCTTCGCCTTGATGTCGCCGGTCGCCGGGCTGTTGACGGATCGCTGGAATCGCCGGCGGCTGATGATCGGCGCGGATCTCTCGCGGGCGGCGGTAGTGTGCGGCTTCCTGCTGGTCGACGGGCCGGAGGATCTGCCCCTTCTCTTCGCCCTATCGGCCCTGCAGGTGATGATCGGTGCCTTCTTCATACCGGCTCGCTCGGCGGCCCTCCCCAACATCACCACGCCGAAGGAGCTGCTGACGGCCAATGCCCTGTCGTCCGCTACCTGGTCGACGCTGTTGGCCCTGGGCGCCGCCCTCGGCGGCTTCGCCACCGACCGCCTGGGGACCGACACGGTGTTCCTGCTCGACGCGGCCACCTACCTGATCTCGGCCTTCTTCATCTTCCGCACGGTGATCCCGCAAAAGACCGAAGCGGCGGCCGTCGGCCCGGTGATTCGCACCGCCTTGAAGGACATCGCCGCCGGCTGGCGGCACATGCGGCATCGGCCGCGCATCGGCCGCATCGCCTTGACCAAGCCCGCCTGGGCGCTGGGCGGCGCCGGCATCGTTTACTCGCTGGCGCTGGTCGGAGAAGAGCTGATGCCGGCGGCCCCGGCGGTGGGCATCGGCCTGCTCTACGCCGCCCGCGGGCTGGGCACCGGCGCCGGCCCCATCGCCGCCCGGCGCTTCCTGCCCAACGAGCGCACCTGGCCGACGGCGATCGCCGTCGGCATCATCGCCTCAGGACTGGTCTACACCGCCTTCGCCTACCTGCCCTGGACCCTGTGGATCCTGATTCCGGTGTTTCTCGCCCACACCCCCTCCGGCGCCAACTGGGTGCTCTCGACGGTCCTCCTCCAGCAGCGCACCGAAGACCGCTTTCGCGGCCGCGTTTTCGCCACCGAGTGGTTGATCCTCACCCTGGTCGACACCGTCGTCATCCTCCTCGCCTCTCTCCTCCTCGAAGCCGATCTCGTCACCCTCCGCCAGGCGATCCTCGCTTTCGCCGCGGTGCAGATCGTCACCGGCATCGCCTGGTGGTTGGTCATCGCGCCGAAGGAACGGGCCTGA